The Oncorhynchus mykiss isolate Arlee chromosome 27, USDA_OmykA_1.1, whole genome shotgun sequence sequence gctcaggacatcagactgggtctaaggttcaccttccaacaggacgatgactctaagcacacagccaagacaacgcaggagtggcttagggacaagtctctgaatgtcctcagtgtcccagccagagcccgacttgaacccgatctaacatctctggagagacctgaaaattgctctgcagcgacactctccatccaacctgacagagcttgagaggatcggcagagaagaatgggagaaactcctcaaatacggGGGTGTCAAGATTggagcgtcatacccaagaagtcttgaggctgtaatcgttgccaaaggtgcttcaacaaagtactaagtaaaggttctgaatccttatgtaattgcgatatttcagttttgtttttcaatacatctgcaaacatttctaagaacctttttttgtggtattgtttgatgagagaaaaaacgattttatccattttagaataaggctgtaacgtaacaaaatgtgtaaaaagtcaaggggtctgaatacttgccgaATGCACTATAGTTACCAGCAATTTGTTGCAAAGGGATATACATATAGGCCTATCACAAATTGTGAAACCACCAGGTTCTGTGTTCCCTGAAGCAGGGACCTAACTTTCACTAGGGACGGGGAGATatcccccacattctgaaattgcatttttgtccccctcAGTTGtataattggaatgtgatacaaaacgaggctgGGGTGTACTTTTGGACCCTGCAGAGAACGAGCAgctgggtaggctgtttggagtgtttatctgaccagataaaataattattataatattatgttatcccacttctaaaaccaaagttgtgccCCTGCTGAAATGTATTTGAAGTTAACACGCATATTTTTAttggcagacagagagagtatCCGGCTAACTACACTACATTTCACTAGAGTGGGGCTTtaggactcccgagtggcgcagcggtctaaggcgctgcatctcCGTGTAAGAGGCGTCACTGTAGTCCATGGGTCGAATCCAAGGACtaattgtcattgtaaataagaatttgttcttaaatgacttgcctggttaaataaaataaaaataggaaAGGAAAGGGCTCGAACAGCAATCAGTCATCCTATGAATATTCAATCATGTGCGGAGGGACAAAGGGGTTGGCCTGAGTTTCATTGGGCACGAGTTAGGGAGTTTGTGCACCTATCAGTGGATACAACGTAGCTGATACTCTGCGAAATTCTGAACGATTTGAGAACAGTATACAATTGAACAACTTTAGGAAATACAGTATCCAGTTGTGTTGATAGACTATGGATCGCTGGAAAGGTAGAGTGGCGCTTGTTACCGGGGCTTCTATTGGAATCGGAGCGGCGATTTGCAAGGCTCTTGTCCAGCACGGCATGAAGGTTGTCGGCTGTGCCAGGAACGTCGAGAAAATAGAGGTGGGGGCCATGTATGTGTTGTAGCCTTTTTGTTGTTGCTACTTTTTGAACTGTGCTGACTAGGCACTAGGCACTACTATCTTAGCCCAATATTGGACTAAAGGAGCTAACCTTACTCCAATGACCTTACATGTTGTGGGCGAATTGGCTCTGGAAAACTAAACAGCCAAATACTGAATAGATTATCAATTGCggtacggttctagaaacataaaccCCTATACTTTCATATAACatcaaacaatttcacaaattcaAAATAAACACTTACTGCACTATTTCATATGTAGCCTATATGGGCCAACAAATAAATCATTTACATGTCACCTGCATTCTGTCACAAGGTTTGCATCACACGTTTTAGGTTTATTATAGATTACTACAGTATCATGGCACCTGATCTATACCAATTGTGAAGTATTCTTTGCAAACTGTTTCATTACTTTTATGATGTGTGCCATAGTACTCACAGTAGTATATGATATTATAGAAAATATTATGTGTCAAATGAAGCACATTTGGGAATTACTTTCACATGGCTTCACCATGGTGTTTTAACCTATGGAACATAGTGCATGAAGTAATCTTACCTTTTGATTTTAGAAACTGGCAGCAGAGTGTCAGAGCGCTGGGCACAGTGGCACCCTTGTTCCCTACAAATGTGACCTTTCAAATGAAGAGGAGATCCTTTCCATGTTCTCTGCCATCAAGACTCTCCATCAGGGAGTGGATGTGTGCATCAACAATGCTGGCCTGGCCCATTCAGAGTCACTGTTGAATGGCAAAACCGATGGCTGGAGGACAATGATTGATGTAGGTGTCACTGTCAATGATCTCTGTGTTCATATCAAATGCTGTCCATATTTATCttttatttagatttgttttgtcatttagcaggcactcttatccagagcgacttacagtcaaaAAGCAAGGCATGATTTTCGCTATCCTGTGTCATGCGCTCCATCATTTAATAACATTTGTTATTGATGTATGTTTCAATCTCTGTGTTGTTACTGACCTTATTTATCAACAAAAAACAAGTGATGGCCGTCACACTTTCTTCAGTCCAATATTTAATATCACATTGATATTCAACGGATGTATTTTACAGCTGAACGTCATTGCATTGTCTATCTGCACACGAGAGGCATACCAGTCTATGAAGGAGAGGAAGGTGGATGATGGACATATCATCAACATAAACAGGTAACGTACAATTCTATCTCTACCTCCAGATATGCAATTGGACTCAGGTTGCAGTGAATGCTTTTCTTTGGACAATACACTGGTAGAACAAACCATAGTGTATCTTCTTCTATTCTAGTATGAGTGGACATCGTGTAGTTTTCAGTGCTGATACACACTTCTATAGTGCTACCAAGTATGCTGTGACTGCCCTGACCGAAGGGTTGCGTCAAGAGCTGCGAGAGGCTAAAACCCACATTCGAGCCACGGTAAGTTATTCATTCTTAGAATGAAATATTTCTAATAAGAAGAGTATTGTTAATGAGCTGATCAGTCGTCCAAAGCCACCCAGCACTGAATTGTGCTAATTTGTCATATTGTGAGTACTGTACACCAACAGTACACTGCTGAAAACGATGGTGTTCTATTATTGGTAACACTCCACAATATCAGGCCAGTGTGTCCTCATCATAGACCACATTGATGTTTACAAATCTATCTAGCTAATGCACAATGTAATCGTTAGAGCCATCTAATGTAAAACTGTCACTAACCCTGTGTTTCTGTTTTCCTCTGAACAGTGTATATCTCCTGGTATAGTGGAAACGGAATTTGCTTTCCGACTTCACAGCCTCCATCCAGAGAAGGCTGCTGCTACCTACAACAGTATGAAGgtgaataataacaataataatgataTCTGTGCATACAGGCTACATGATTGTTTTTGAATGTGTACGTTATAATTCTACTGCCTTCCTACAGTGTTTGGAAGCAGTCGACATTGCCAGTGCTGTAACGTATGTCTTAGGCACACCGCCACATGTTCACGTAAGTAAGAGACTTGTCTGTCTCAGTGTTCTTTGCACACTCTGTTCACTTCCATCAATGTTTGAATGAATGGGGGAAAAGTTTTTCATAATCTGACAAATAATAACTACCATACTCCTGTCTTTACATATCTAGATTGGAGATGTTCAAATGCGACCTGTGGAGCAAGTGTCATAGAGCAGTCCTGCAGCAGGAATCTGATGCACCTTGTTCATCTCAAAGAAGATTTAAAGTTGGCTTAAAGCTGTAGGATTGTGGAGTTTTTGAATTGTGATTTTGGGTCTGATCCGAAAATTATTATTTGCCATGAAAATTATTGTAGGCTACACTGCAGCCCCTTTACAATCTGATACAACCTGATAATACTGACATTGTGTAACAACACTATTGCAATTTTCCATCAGTATTTTgatcatttttatttaattaatgtGTTTTCTAAAATAAAGTTATTTCAAGTGAATTTTGTGTGCTGGTGTTGATACAATATAGTAAACACAAGATCCAATTAAACTGAATAACATTTTCTATGTTACATACAAATATTACAAAAATAAGACATTGAAAAGTAATGCAAAAACAACATGTATTATGTTACATAGCATAACACTAGAAAAATAATACACGAAAACATTGAAAAGTATAATGCAAGGATTGCACTCTGCAATCCAAGGAGAGCTGTGTTCATCTGTGACGTGCCTCGCCTTCATTTAGAGTTTGAGGGATTTTTCTGCATTCCAGTCTTGGAAATTTGCTTGCGCCTAGATAGCTAATACATTTATGTCGTTAAGAAATGAATCTATTTTCCATATCACGCTTTGCTAATCAGTCGATTTAAAAAGGAGCCGGTCCTGCCTCCTGTCACATAGGTATGTACCGTTATGGGCGATGGGAGTCAGCCAGCTGTTTGTGGCAATACAGCTGTATGCTAGCTACAGTAGATAGAGCTAGCTTGGTAGCCATCTCATTCCATTGTTGTTatgcaagctagctaacgttggctatGTTGTTGTAGCTAAGAAGAATGCTACCTGCAGCTCCAGCCTGATATCCGTTGGATAGCTACGGTTACCTTTGCTTATTTGCAAAGTCATATACATTTTTAtcgtagctaactagctaaaccTTGTGATATCTAGCAATGTCTTAGCCCCCTGGGTATAATAATGTTCTACTGCATCTCTACCAGTCAGCCATGGCAGACAGCAGCGTCTTATCATCATAGCTTATTGTAGCCTAATATTTCATTGTTTACAATAATAAATTGGTTAACGTTTTTAAATGATGGAATAATTCTGTCCCATAACATTATTTCCAAAAACGGTTCTTTGACACATAACCAGCTAATGAAAATCATGTTGTTTATTATCTCTTCAACAGCCACTAAACATGGATTTCATCGAGAGGGAAGCAGAGGAGTCTGAGGAGGAATTTGTGTGTCCAGAGGACACAGAGAAAAAGGCACTGAAGCATGCTGCAGCAAATGATGGTAATCTTTTCATTGTACAGCATGTGAACCATTTAGATTTTATTTCAAAGATGCCCCTTGACAGAGGGACATCATCACAACTACCCTAAATAAGATCGATGTTAACAATGTACGATTTCTTGATTTGTGACTTACttagatgaggaggaggaagaggagaatacAGAGGATCAAGATGCAGATGGAAACCTCTGTGGTCTGATTGATGATGGTGtggaggaaggggaaggggaggaagaggatgaggaagaaggGAATAAAGATAAAGAAGGTGATAGTGACTCTGGGGAGGAAATTGGACACCGTAAGAGGAAGAGAAGTAAGTGTTCATTCATAAATTGGTCCTGTATTTATTCATGTCTGGGCTGCACTGTGATTGCTTCCTAGCCACAATGTAGGCTATGTCTTCAGTCATTGAATAAACTATAATGTCGTAAACCCTTTGATTCTATTTTGCCCATTCAGATTCAAGCAGTCATGATTTGTGACACCAAACAGTGTGCAGCAGAATCATGCATACCAATAATAATCACCTTTGGTGTTTGAGTATCTTGGAATTTCTGTCTACAGGCTTTGACGACCGCTTGGATGATGATGATATTGATCTCATTGAGGAGAATTTGGGAGTAAAAGTGAAAAGGGTAAATATTCCGATGCCATTATGACAAGCAAAATGAATTGTCATCATGGACACTGTATAACACACAGCGGAGGTCTCGTGTCTTGTCCCATGGTCCCACTCTAAAAATACTATGTAAAAGTAGATTGACTAAAATGTTTTCCTGATATCTCTACTCCTTCCTTATCATCATAAACAGCAAAAGTTCCGTCGTTTGCGAGACATGTCggatgatgaggatgaggagggagatgaagatGTCAGGGAGGCCCATGAGAAGGACATGATAGCGGATGAGATCTTCATGGGGACGGGAGCGGATGAGGGTGAGGCATTGGATGTGCCTTTGCATCccggggaggatgaggaggaggacgaTGAAGAGTCTGGTATGAAACATTTTAGTTTCTTCATCTATAAACAGTCGAGTTGTTTTGAGTTAGCCATTTGAAAATATTTGAGtcatagtgtttttttttttttttcctcagaTATCGATGACTTTATTGTGGATGATGACGGACAGCCCTTGAAAAAACCCAAGTGGAGGAAGAAGCTGCCAGGATATACTGATGCGTAAGTGATTCTGACATTTAATTTAATCACTTAGATCCCAATTTGCAGTAGCCTCTCCACCTGAAAGCTTACCCGAAAGTAAAAAGTCCTATTTGTGCAATGGAATTTGATATGGTagatgtttcccaaatggcaccctattccccaatgggccctggtcaaaagtagggcactataatagagtgccatttgggacactggcATGTTTATCTGTACTCACATGCAGTATTTAGTACTGAGCACCACTGCCTTTTTACAGAGCCCTTCAGGAGGCCCAAGAGATATTCGGAGGGGACTTTGACTTTGCCGAGTTTGACACTGAAGCCTATGAAGatgctgaggaggaggaggaggatgcagATGAAGAGTCATGGGACCGGCCCAAGAAGCAGGCCAAGAAGAGGGTGGGTCGACGCAGTATCTTTGAGATCTATGAGCCTAGCGAGCTGGAGAGCAGTCACATGACGGACCAGGACAACGAGATCCGCTCCACTGACATGCCAGAGAGGTTCCAGGTGTGTATACTTCTatagtgtgcgtcccaaatggcactcgaatcctatgggctctggtcaaaagtagtgcactatatagggaatagggtgcacagTCACAGTCATAGTCATTGGGACACGTGAGCACCTGAAACTCACCTATAACAGTTATGTGCTTGACGCTGTAGACTTTTTCATTTCTTCAGCCAGAATTTCTGGGGACCACATTTTTTTCACAATAATTTTGCATGAACCCACCCCAAAAATGACACAACCTTAAAATCGGTACATTTTGATTTTTACATAAACAAATCACCTTCAATTCATGACATTTGCATCTCTTATCAAAATGAAATGAAACGAATAAAtacatttactaaataaaataaataaatgataatTATCTTTCTCAAAAACTTTTGCATATTGTCCCATACAattttatttatccattattttacctgactgagaacacattctcatttgcggcaacaacctggggaatagttacaggggagaggagggggattaatgagccaattgtaaactggggattattaggtgactgtaatggtttgagggccagattgggaatttagccaggacaccggggttaacacccctactcttacgataagtgccttgggatctttaatgacctcagagagttaggacacccgtttaacgtcccatccgaaagacggcaccctacatagggcagtgtccccaatcactgccctggggcattaggatattttttagaccagaggaaagagtgcctcctactggccctccaacaccatttccagcagaatctggtctcccatccaggaactgaccatgACCAACCTtgtttagcttcagaagcaagccagcagtggtatgcatggtggtatgctgctggcaaataATAATCTATACTCTTAATTCTTTCACTGTAGTTCCCCTGCGACCGTGACTTTGAATACCACTGACTTTGAATACCACCGACTTTGAATACCACTACTGTAGCCCATACCCCTTTCTATGTGTGTGGTCTTGTTGTTTTTAGTTACGCTCCACTCGTGTGAAGCCAGCAGAGGATGATGAGCTGGAACAGGAGGCTGAGTGGATCTATAGGAATGCCTTCTCTACTCTCACCATCTCCATGCAGGTACTGGAGTGAGGATATTTTAGCTAGGTATCATAATACGATTAGTTAAAGCTGATGCTACAGTCTAGGTCTGTTTTTAAAATGcttgtgttttaaaaaaaatctaatattcTGTGTTTTCAGGAGAACGCAGACTATTTGGACAGAGGTCCAACCACTACTTTCAGCAGAAAAGGCCCCAGCACCATCCAGAAGATTAAAGAGGCTTTGAATTTCATGAGAAACCAACACTTTGAGGTACTACACAGTCCTTCTAGCACTGTCGGTAAAGTTGAGTTCTTCCATATAATTTTTCACAGTTAATACAACTGTCTTCATTGTTTCACCTCTAGGTTCCGTTTATAGCGTTCTACAGGAAAGAGTATGTAGAGCCTGAACTCAATATCAATGATCTGTGGAAGGTTTGGCAGTGGGATGAGAAGGTAATATACTGTAGCATTGGATTTTGGTTAACTTTAACCCTTCATTTATTCTCTCTGTTTAATTACTGTTTAATGTGGGACTTTCTTTCCTCCTCAGTGGACCCAGCTGAAAACCCGCAAACAGAACCTAAGACGCCTGTTCCAGAAGATGCAGGGATACCAGTTTGAACAGATCTCAGCTGACCCAGATAAGCCACTGGCTGATGGCATTCGACCACTAGACACTTCAGATTTAGAGAGGTAAGGCTTATCATGTCAAACATGTTTGTAAATAAGCCTTGTCTGAGCCAGAAcagcccatctcctgtttctgtagtgaggcaacttgatgtacaagtacaccccttGGACAGTACGCTAGTCATGTTATGACACCTTTATTATCTTTGTTGTATCTGAATGCATACCTGATTATGTTTTTTGACAAGGTTGAAGGATGTCCAGTCTAGTGATGAACTGGGCGACGTCTACAACCATTTCCTGCTGTACTATGGCCGAGATATTCCAAAGATGCAGAATGCAGCCAGGTCCAGCAAGAAAAAGATGAAGAAGATCAAAGTGGATGAAGATGGTACGATTTAGATTATATATTGTAAGATAGGGAAAGCACCTTTACCCTCACCAGAGTAATTATCATGTATTCTGTTCGCAGGTAATGAGcaggaagtagaggaggaggaagaggaagaagaggagcagtCAAAGGGGACAGACCTGAAGCTTGCATCTCGCAGGGATATGTACAGCATCTGCCAGTGTGCAGGACTGGGTGAGTGCTTTATCATGTGTGTCCAGTAGGCGTCACTATCAGCACCTATTACAGACAGATTTGTGTGCTATACAGTACATCTTCAGGGCTATACAGTTAGCTTGTGATAATACAAACACTTGCGAAATAATGTGTGACTGGAAAACTGTGACTAGTGTACTTTAACAGAGTTTGCTAATCGAAGTGCACTTCCTGTATCACGAACCAATTGTATTTGCAACGGTTTTTGAGTCCACCATTTAAAGGGTTCTCTCATCAGATGGCCTGGCCAAGAAGTTTGGTCTGACTCCAGAGCAGTTTGGAGAAAACCTACGTGACAGTTACCAGCGTCACGAGACGGAGCAGTTTCCTGCTGAGCCCATGGAGCTGGCTAAGGACTACATCTGCAGGTTAACCGGCGACTCATTATTGCACTGTATACAGAATACACTTTAATATTAAGATAACCCAACCATTTTAGCAGTAACAGAGTTGGTGTTGAGAGGTGAAAATGCAAACTTGTACATGGCTGCATCTCAAGTCGCACCATTAGAGATACAAACCTATACCTTCCACAATACTACTAATAGTATGTTCTCTCTGCCTGTGCAGCCAGTTCAGCACAGCGGAGGCAGTACTGGAGGGGACTCGCTACATGGTCGCCATGCAGATCGCCCGGGAGCCTCTAGTCAGACATGTGCTCCGACAGACGTTCCAGGAAAGAGCCAAGATCAACATCAAACCCACCAAGAAGGGAAAGAAGGTATACACCATCTATTTGCAATAGGGTTGAAAAATCACGGAAACATTCggaaaattcccaggttttccagaaatcctagtTGGAAGAAATCCTTTATCCTTCTACCAGGAATTCCTGGGAATTTGTGAAAGTTACATGTATTTTCCAACCCTATTCTGCAAATTACCTCCACTTATTTGTTTGTTGTATTAGTGGTTTATTTAGGTCTTTCATGGGATATACAATACCTTCAgaggcgtcaggtagcctagcggttagagtgttgggactgTAACCACAAGGTTGcttgtttgaatccctgagccggcaaggtggaagatctgctgttctgccctttagcaaggcagttaactcccACAACAACTGTTCCTCTGACTCAgagtggttgggttaaatgcggaagacacattttggttgaatgggttcagttgtgcaactgactaggtatcccctttccctattcacaccccttgactttttccacattttgttttgttacagtctgaaacatccttgagatgtcactacaacttgtttggagtctacctatggccaattcaattgtttggacatgatttagaaagaaactcACCTGTCTACAGTGCACTCTCCGAAgattaaatcttggtttcatcagaccagataatcttgcttctcatggtcagagttctttaggtgaattttggaaaactccaagcgggctgtcgtgccttttactgaggagtggcttccgtctggccactatcataaaggcctgattggtagagtgctgcagagatgggagaaccttccagcaggatcaccatctccacagaggaactcaggagctctgtcagagtgaccatcgggttcttggtcacctccctgaccaaggtccttctctccCAATTGCTCAGGTTGGctcggcggccagctctaggaagagtgttggtggttccaaacttatttcatttaagaatgatggaggccactgtgttcttggggaccttcaatgttgcagacatgttttagtacccttccccagatctgtgccttgacacaatcctatctcgcagctctacggacaattccttcaaccacatggcttggtttttgcactgacatgcactgtcaacgctgggaccttatttagacaggtgtgttcctttccaaatcatgtccaatcaatttaatttaccataagtggactccaatcaagttgttgaaacatcttaaggatgatcaatagaaacaggatgcacctgagctcaatttcgagtctcatagcaaagggtctgaatacttatgtaaataaggtatttcagtttaacatttttttatacatttgcataaGAGGTGCTGAAGGACCTGTCTGACATAAAGAACAGGAAAAAAacaggatgtcgtcaaggtacACGAACACAAACCGGTTTAGCATGTCCCGAAGCACATCATTGACCAAAGCCTGGAAAACAGTGAGGGCGTTGGTGAGTCCAAAtggcatgacctggtactcataatgtccactggctgtgttgaaggctgtcttccactcatccccctcacGTATCCGAACCAGGTGGTAGGTATTTCAAAGGTC is a genomic window containing:
- the LOC110507750 gene encoding dehydrogenase/reductase SDR family member 11, with the protein product MDRWKGRVALVTGASIGIGAAICKALVQHGMKVVGCARNVEKIEKLAAECQSAGHSGTLVPYKCDLSNEEEILSMFSAIKTLHQGVDVCINNAGLAHSESLLNGKTDGWRTMIDLNVIALSICTREAYQSMKERKVDDGHIININSMSGHRVVFSADTHFYSATKYAVTALTEGLRQELREAKTHIRATCISPGIVETEFAFRLHSLHPEKAAATYNSMKCLEAVDIASAVTYVLGTPPHVHIGDVQMRPVEQVS